The Mycolicibacterium flavescens genomic interval CCGCCCAGATGTAAACGGTGTGGCGCCCGCCGCCGCGGCTGACGCGGACCCCGTCGACGACCTCGCGACGCGCGGCTCCCGGATAGCGCGCTGTGCGCAGCGTGACCTCGATACCCGACGCGGCCAACTGCGCGCCGATGCGCTGCAGGTAGGCCTCGCTGCCGCCACCCTGGGGGTGGCCGGTGTCGCGCCAGCACAGCAGCAACACCGATCGGAGCGGACGGGCAGACATCGGCAACAGCGTAGTCGGATCGCGGCGCTGCGTAGTCTTCGGTTCCATGCCAGTCACCGACCGGTTCGCCGAGCGGGCGACACTGTCGCGGTCGCTGCGCCTGCTCGCGCAGTTCCGCTTCGAGCAGAGCGACCCGGCACGGTTCTACGGCGCTCTCGGCGAGGACACCGCCGACATGGTCGCCGACCTGTGGCTGGCCACGGATGGATCGACGCCGGCCGGGCGCACGGTGCTCGACGTCGGCGGCGGGCCCGGTTACTTCTCGGAAGCGTTCGTCGACAAGGGTTTTCGCTATATCGGGGTCGAACCGGATCCGGCCGAGATGCACGCCGCTCCGGGGATGGTGACCGCGAGCACCTACGTGCGGGCATCCGGGACGGCTTTGCCGTTCGCCGACGACAGCGTCGACATCTGCCTGTCCTCGAACGTGGCCGAGCACGTGCGGCGGCCGTGGCGGATGGGCGCCGAGATGCTTCGGGTGACCCGGCCCGGCGGGCTGGTGGTGCTGTCGTACACGGTGTGGCTGGGTCCGTTCGGCGGGCACGAGACCGGGCTGTGGCACTACCTCGGCGGCGCCCGTGCCGCACGCCGGTACACCCGCAGGCAGGGCCATCCGCCGAAGAACAACTACGGTTCGTCACTGTTTGCGGTGTCGGCGGCCGACGGCCTGCAGTGGGCGGCGAGCACCGGTGCGTTGGTCGCCGCTTTCCCCCGCTACCACCCGAGATGGGCGTGGTCGCTGACGAAGGTACCGGTTGTGAGGGAGTTCCTGGTGAGCAACCTGGTGCTGGTTCTGCGGGCGCCGTAAGCGGCCGACTGCAACAGGTTCTACTTCGGCGGCTTCCTAGGTAGTGTGACGGTCATGACACAGAGCACCGCGTATCGCACCGAATGGGACCAGCTGTTCATCGGCGGCAAGTGGGTCGAGCCGGCCACCTCCGATGTGATCGAGGTGCACTCGCCCGCTACCGGCGAGTTGGTGGGCAAGGTGCCGCTGGCGTCGGCCGCCGATGTCGACGCGGCATGCGCCGCGGCCCGCAAGGCGTTCGACGAGGGTCCGTGGCCGCACAAGACGCCGCAGGAGCGGGCCGCGGTGCTGGCTGCTGCGGTCAAGCTGATGGAGGAGCGCGGCGACGAGCTGAAGTTCCTGCTGGCCGCCGAGACCGGCCAGCCGCAGACCATCGTCGACATGATGCAGTACGGCGCGGCGATGTCGTCGTTCCAGTACTACGCGGGCGCGGCCGACAAGTTCCCGTGGAAAGAGATCCGCGACGGCATCTACGGCCAGACCATGGTTGTACGCGAACCGATCGGCGTCGTCGGCGCCGTCACCGCGTGGAACGTGCCGTTCTTCCTGGCCGCCAACAAGCTCGGCCCCGCGCTGTTGGCCGGCTGCACCGTCGTGCTCAAGCCGGCCGCCGAGACACCGCTGTCGGTGTTCGCGATGGCCGAGATGTTCGCCGAGGCCGGTCTGCCCGAAGGCGTGTTGTCGATCGTGCCCGGCGGCCCCGAGACCGGTCGCGCGCTGACCGCCAACGACCAGATCGACAAGTACACGTTCACCGGCAGCTCCGCGGTCGGCAAGGAGATCGCGAAGATCGCCGCCGAGAAGCTCAAGCCGTGCACGCTGGAGCTGGGCGGTAAGTCCGCCGCGATCATCCTCGAGGACGCCGACCTGGATTCCACCCTGCCGATGCTCGGGTTCTCGGGTGTGATGAACAGCGGCCAGGCCTGCGTCGCCCAGACGCGCATCCTCGCGCCCCGGTCGCGCTACGACGAGGTCGTGGAAAAGATCGCCAACTTCATCGGCGCGATGCCCGTCGGCCTGCCCGACGACCCGAACGCCGCGATCGGCCCGCTGATCTCTGAGAAGCAGCGCGACCGCGTCGAGTCCTACATCAAGAAGGGCGTCGACGAGGGTGCGCGCCTCGTCACCGGTGGTGGCCGCCCGGAGGGTCTGGACAACGGCTGGTTCGTGGAGCCGACCGTGTTCGCCGACGTCGACAACTCGATGACGATCGCCCAGGAGGAGATCTTCGGACCCGTGCTGGCGGTCATCCCCTACGAGACCGAAGAGGATGCGATCCGCATCGCCAACGATTCGGTGTACGGCTTGGCCGGCTCGGTGTGGACCACCGACAACAAGAAGGCGCTCGAGGTCGCGTCGAAGATCCGCACCGGCACCTACGCGGTCAACATGTACGCGTTCGATCCCGGCGCTCCGTTCGGCGGCTACAAGAACTCCGGCATCGGCCGCGAGAACGGTCCGGAGGGCATCGAGGCCTACGTCGAGCACAAGAGCGTGCTGCTGCCGTTCGGCTACACCCCCGAGGACTAGAACGCGTCTTCGGGCACGTCCATCGCGTCGAGGCCGATGGTCTCGATGATGCCGCGCGCAGAGGTCAACAGCGGCAGCATGTGCTCGGCGAAGAAGTTCGCCGCGGCGACCTTGCCGGTATAGAACGCCCGGTCGCCCGCGGAGACGTCGCCGTCCAGCGCGGCCAGCGCGATCTCGGCCTGGTGCAACAACAACCAGCCGATCACCAGGTCGCCGACCGCGAGGAGGAAGGGCACCGAGACCAGGCCGATGCGGTACAGCTCGCGCGGGTTCTCCTGCGCCGAGACCAGGTATCCGGTCAGGGCCGCGACCATCGCCTGCACGTCCTGCAGCGCGGTGGCCAGCCGGGCGCGACCGTCGGCGAGTTCTGCACGCGCGAGGTCACTGCGGATGAACTCCTCGATCTGACAGGCCAGGTGCGCCAGCGCGGCACCTTGGTCGCGGGCGATCTTGCGGAAGAAGAAGTCCTGCGCCTGGATGGCGGTGGTGCCCTCGTACAGGGAGTCGATCTTGGCGTCGCGGATGTACTGCTCGATCGGATAGTCCTGCAGGAAACCCGAACCGCCGAAGGTCTGTAGGGATTCGGTCAGGCACTGATATGCCCGTTCCGACCCCACACCTTTGACGATCGGCAGCAGCAGATCGTTGACGCGGCCTGCCATCTCGGCGTCGGCTCCGGAGACGATCTGCGCGACGGGGGGATCCTGGTGGGCGGCGGTGTAGAGGTAGAGCGCACGCAGCCCTTCGGCGTAGGACTTCTGCGTCAGCAGCGCCCGGCGCACATCCGGGTGGTGCAGGATCGTCACCCGCGGCGCGGTCTTGTCGGTCATCTGGGTCATGTCCGCACCCTGCACCCGGGTCTTGGCATAGTCCAGCGCATTGAGGTAACCCGTCGACAACGTGGCGATCGCCTTGGTGCCCACCATCATTCGGGCGTACTCGATGACCTTGAACATCTGGGCGATGCCGTTGTGGGAGTCGTTGACCAGCCAGCCCACGGCGGGCACCCCGTGTTGACCGAAGGTCAGCTCGCACGTCGCCGACACCTTCAACCCCATCTTGTGCTCGACGTTGGTGACGAAGACGCCGTTGCGCTCGCCGAGTTCACCGGTCTCGGGGTCGAAGTGGAACTTCGGCACGATGAACAGGCTCAGACCCTTGGTGCCCGGTCCCGCGCCCTCGGGGCGGGCCAGCACGAGATGCACGATGTTCTCGAAGAGGTCGCCGGCGTCGCCGTTGGTGATGAACCTCTTCACCCCGTCGAGATGCCATGTGCCATCGGGCTGTTGGACGGCCTTGGTGCGGCCGGCGCCGACGTCGGAACCGGCGTCGGGTTCGGTGAGGACCATCGTCGCGCACCAGTCGCGCTCCACCATCAGCCCGGCCCAGTGTCGCTGCTGTTCGTTGCCGATGCCATAGAGGATGTCCGCCATCTTCGACCCGGCCTGATAGATGAACACCGCCGGATTGCCGCCGAGGACGAACTCGTTGATCGCCCACTCCACGGCGGCCGGTGCCGCCACCCCGCCGATGTCCTCGGCCATCCCAACGCGGAACCACTCGCCGTGCTGCCAGGCCTTGAACGACTTCTTGAACGGCTCGGGCAGCGTCACCTCATGGGTGGCGGTATCGAATGTGGGCGGGTGCCGATCGGATTCGGCGAACGACTCGGCGAGCGGACCCTCGGCCTGCCGGGCGGCTTCGTCGAGCATCTGGCGCACCGAATCGCCGTCGAGCTCGCCGAACTCGCCGGTCGCCAGCGCCTTGTCGAGACCCAGCACCTCGAACAGGTTGAACTCGAGATCCCGCACGTTGCTTCTGTAGTGGCCCATCACGAGCGCCTTTCGTTCGCGTGGAGCCGAGCGTAGCCGCCCGAAGGCGCCGCGACCTGCACTTCAGCTCAGGTGCCTGACCACGATCGGATTATGGTATTTCCCATAATCGTGGTCTGCGGCTCGGCAGGGTTGACGCCGCTAGACAAGCCCGTCTAGCTGGGCCGATCCAAGCCAAAGCTGTGATGTGGAATACATTGATTGCTCCTTTGTGTTGACGGTTTTATGCTGTTCGTCATAGCCAGGGAGGCACCCGATGTGGGTCATTGAAGTCAACGTCGCCGGATACCGGTTCACCCATCGCGTGCACGACCGCCGGGTCTTCCGCTTCAGCCCCCGTACGTTCGGTTGGCGTCCGGCGCACCTGCGTCGCACGCCCGCAGCCTGATCGCCCCATTGGAGGTTGACCTGTCTTCCATCGGGACGAAGACCGCCAACAAGCGCGGTTCGACGCGCACCAAGATGCTGATCGCCGCGGTCGAGGTGTTACGGGAGCGCGGCGCGGCAGGCGTCACGATCGACGAAGTGCTCGCCCGCAGCGGCGCGCCACGCGGATCGGTTTACTACCACTTCCCGGCGGGCCGCAACCAGATCCTGCGCGAGGCGCTGAGCTACGCCGGTGACGCGATCACCAAGGAGATCGACGAGGCAGCTGCCAAGGGCGGAATGCACCTGGTCCGCAACTTCGTGGCGTTCTGGGAGGAACTGCTCGTCGAGAGCGACTTCGTGGCCGGCTGCCCGGTGGTGGCGGCGGCGATCGGATCGGCTGCCGAGGAACCGCAGTTGACCAGCGTGGCGGGCAGCATCTTCGGCCACTGGCGTGACGCGCTGACCCGTGCCTTCGTCTCCGACGGCTTCGACGAGTCCGACGCGGCCTCCCTTGCGATCACCTGCATCGCGGCGCTGGAGGGCGCAGTGGTGCTGTGCCGGTCGACCCGCTCGGCCAACCCGCTCCACGATGTCGCGCAGCAGGTCGAATTCCTGATCAGGTCAAGGGATTTCATCCGCCGCTACGGCGTGCCCGACCGCAACTGAGCCGAGCGCCATCGCGCGCAGACGAAGTCTCTGTTCACCGCCGCCTCGACCAGTTCCCATTCCGAACGGATCGGCAGCACCGGCGAACCCGCGCCGAGCGAGCACGGCGCGTAGCTGACGATCATCTCGTCGATGAGATCCGCCTCGACGAACTGTCGCGCGGCATCGCCGCCACCGACCACCCACACGTCCTTGTCCGCCGCGGCGGCGAGCAGTTCGGGATGCAGATCGGCGACGTCGCCGGCGAAGGTTTGCACATCGTGTCTGCGCTCGACGATGTGCGGTCGCCGCGTCAACACCCAGGACGGTTGCTCGTACATCCAGTCACCGGGCTGGTTGCGCACGATCCATTCGTAGGTCGCCGAACCCATCACCACGGCGCCGATCGTGGCGATGAACTCGTCGTAGTGGAACGGTCCGTCCCGGTCGATGTCGCGCGATGTCAGCCAGTCCAGGCTGTCGTGTTCGTCGACGATGAAACCGTCCAAGCTGGCCGCCGTGTAGTACACCGTTGCCAAGTCAGTTGCCCCTCATCCACTCCAACGGATCCCCCATGCGGACGTCGATCCCGTGGTGGGCCAGCATTCCTCGGGCCAGTCCGCGCCGGAGGGCTGCGTACTCCAACACGTGTGCGACGATGCCGTACAGCTGAAACGATTCGGGCGGATCGCACAGCGCGTCGATGACGGTGTCCCCCATCCGACCGTCGGCGGCGTACTCGGAAACCATTGCCGTCCAGCGCTTTGCGATATCGTCGTGATGTCGAGCCAGCTGCGCGGCGGTGGTCGTTTCTCCTCGGGTGGCCGAGCGGTCAGGAAAGTCGCGTCCTTCGATCGTGGCCAGCCACACCTGCTTGGTCCAGACGATCGCACCGAGCACCGCTCCGACACTGGGTTCGGGACCGTCCCAGTCGAGGACCACCTGCCCAGGCGAAATCTCCTCTTGCCACTGCTCTTTCGTCAGGTTGCGCGCGCAGTCGATCAGATACGCGGTGTCGGCGACGTCGTGCGCCACCATCAGTTGGGAGATGTCGGGCTCCTTCGCGTCCCCGGCGTTGTCGAGCCACAGCGAGTGCGGCGGGTGGAAGTGAAGGCCGTTGGGCGCGGTCACCCGGAACTCGACGTCAGCGGCCCTCGACGGCGGCACACCGAAGGTGCGTCGGAAGGCGCGCGAGAACACCTCGACCGACGACCAGCCTTCGTCGGCCGCGACGGCAGTCACGCGCTCACCCTGCTGCAGTCGCCACGCTGCGCGTTCGAGCATGATGCGGCGGCGCATCGCCGCGGGCGACTCGCCGGTCAGGCGGCGCACTTCCCGCGAGAAGTGGAATTCGGAGGCGTGCGTGCTGCGGGCCATGCGGTCCACCCCGCTGTTGTCGGCAGCGACGACCGCGTCGAGCAGTTCGCGCAGGCGGTCGCGGCGCGCTTCGGTGGTCACGATCACCGAGTATGGTCGCGCCGCGGGCGTAAGAACATGACGATTCCTGCTGCGTTCAGCTGTCCAGCACCTCGTGCACCCGGGCTTCGATGTCGCGGTGGTCACCGAGGTCGGTCAGGTCGATCCCGAAGCGGCCGGTCAGTTCGGCGAGGACGTCGGCGGCGGTGTCGAGGCGCACTCGTTCGGTGTCTCCCCCGCTGTGGATGGCCAGGTTACGGCCGCGCAGGTTCCACCGCGCGTCGTCGGTGACCAGCGCCACCGACAGACCGGTGACAAATCCCGACTCGGGAAACGTTGACACGTACCAACTTCCGACCTGCAGGTCGATCTGCGGGCGCGGGTGGGTCTCGAACGTGTACAGCGGCTGCCACTGTCCGTGGATCTCGGCCTCCAACAGGAAGCCCTCGTCGTGCTCGCGCAGCCGGTAGGGCTCGTGGCGCGTCGCCTGCACGGGCCCGGCTTCGAGCCGGATCGGCGAGGTCAGCGTCTGCCCACCGAACCCGACGTCGACCAACCACGGTCCGTCGTCTGCCGGGACACGCACCGACAGCACCTGATGCGTCTGCGCGGGAAGTGCGCCCGACTGGTTCATCCACACCACCCGGCCCGCGAGCCGCTGCACGCCGTAGCCCAGCGCCTCGAGCACGTAACCCATCAGGCCGTTCTGCTCGTAGCAGTAACCGCCGCGGCGACGGCGCACGAGCTTGCGGGCCAGCGCCCCCGCACTGAGATCGACGACGGGAATGCCCAGGAGCGGATCGAGGTTCTCGAACGGGATCGACCGGTTGTGCGCCGCCACCAGGGCGCGCAGTGTGGACAGCGTCGGCTCCGTCGAGCCGGTGTAGCCGATCCGGTCCAGATAGGCCGCCACGTCGAGCGCGGCCGTCACGTCGGTTGCCATGCCCACATCTTGCGACCTCAACGGCCGTTCAGGTCAACCGTTGCCGCGCGGCGGCGAGACTCCGCGCGGCAGCGCGGCCGAACCTACGGCTTGCCGCGGGCCGGCGTCTGATTCGCGACGCCGTGCCGAAGCGGGGTGTTGGCCTGCGCGGCCGTCGACTCCTGCACGGGCGAACCGCCCGCCGTACCGCTCACCTCGGGCGCGTTGCTCGGGTCACCGGACGACGGCTCGGCGCCATGGGTCAACTCCTTGAGCCGCGCGTGCAGCACCTCGAGCACCGGGATGCGGTTGCCGTGCGCGGTCTCGTGGTCGAACACCGCCCGCAGCGCGGGCTCGTCGAGCGCGCGGATGCGGTGCCGCAGCTCGGTCAACGGCAGCTGGTCGTAGTCGGTGATCGGCAGGTCGTCGCTCTGCGCCATGCGCTGTCTCCTTACAGGTGAGGTAGGCCGTCGGCCGGCGAGGGGATCGCTGTCCCCGACCCGTCGGCGCGTCCGCGATAACGGGCGATCACCGCGGCGACCGCTCCGATACCGGCGAGCGCCAGCGTCGGCCACATCGCGGCCTGCACCAACCACACTCGTCGCTGCACCTTGAAGATGCGCTTCTGCGCGTTCCGCGCTCGGGACAACGTTTCCACGTCTAACGGTTGCCCCGGGCGGCGGTTATGAAACCCGTTACGTTCCCGTCCACTTCGGCGCCCGCTTCTCGGCGAACGCGATCGCGCCTTCCTTGGCGTCGTTGGACATGAAGACCGGTCCGAAGATCTCGACCTGCTTCTTCCACATCTCCTGGGAGTTCCAGTCGCGCGACTCGACGATGATCCGCTTGGTCGCGGCCACCGCGAGCGGACCATTGGCGGTGATCTTCTCGGCGAAGGCGATCGCCGCCTCCAACGCCTGACCCGGTTCGGCGAGGACGTTGACCATGCCGAGGTCGTGGGCGCGCTGCGCGGACAGGCTCTCACCGGTCAACGCCAGTTCCATCGCGAGGCCGTAGGGAAGCCGCTGCGGCAACCGCAGCAGTCCGCCGCCGCCGGCGACCAGCCCGCGCTTGACCTCGGGAATGCCGAACGCGGATTCCTTCGACGCCACGATCAGGTCGGTGGCCAGCGCGAGCTCGCAGCCACCGGCGAGACAGTAGCCCTCCACCGCGGCGATGAGCGGCTTGGCGGGCGGGCGCTCGGTGAAGCCCAGGCCGCGGCCCTCGATGGCCACGTTCTCGCCGCGCGCGAACGCCTTGAGGTCCATGCCCGCGCTGAACGAGCCGCCGGCTCCGGTCAGGATGCCCACCGACAGGCCGGCATCGCCGTCGAGTCGGTCCATGGCGTCGGCAAGGCCGCGGCTGACGTCGGCGTTCACCGCGTTGCGGGCCTGCGGGCGGTTGATGGTGATGATCAGGATGCGGTCGCGCTGTTCGACAAGAACGACGGGTTCAGTGTTGTCACTCACGAGGCCGATCGTAACGGTCCGCGGATGAGATCATGCGGGCGCAGCGGGCGCGTGCACGCCGACCTCGGCGATCGCCGCACGGTTCTGACCGTCGGCGGCGCCCAACTTCGTAATCCACACCACCACCCGCGCGACGGGCCGCGAGTCCGTCACGGGAATCCGCGTCACGCCGGGCTCCACGGGTGTGGCGGGCGTGAGCTCGAAGGTGTCGGTCAGCGCCTTCGGGTCATCGGTCTTGTCGGTGCCGCGTACCTGGATCAGCGAGCCCGCGCTGTTCTGGTCGACGGTGACCGCGGTGATCGGCGTGGGTTCGCGCAACGAGATGAGCAGACCCACGCCGGGTTTGAATTTCGGAAACGGATCGGCGTCGTAGTAGCGGTCGGTCGACCAGGACGTCTCGGGCTTGGCGTCGATCGCCAATCCGGCATCGCCGGGGCTGTCCGGAGATCCGTCGGGGGAGAAGACGGTCGCCGCCTCCAACGGGATGCGGTCGCCGGGAGCCAGTCCGCGCACGGTCTTGGTCTGCTCGGGCGGTGGGGGCGCCGCGGTCGTCGTCGGCACCAGCCCGAGCTTGTCCGCGTCCATCGCGACGTTGTCGTCGTTGGTCTCCAGCAGACCGTTGAGCGAGGAGC includes:
- a CDS encoding methylase involved in ubiquinone/menaquinone biosynthesis translates to MPVTDRFAERATLSRSLRLLAQFRFEQSDPARFYGALGEDTADMVADLWLATDGSTPAGRTVLDVGGGPGYFSEAFVDKGFRYIGVEPDPAEMHAAPGMVTASTYVRASGTALPFADDSVDICLSSNVAEHVRRPWRMGAEMLRVTRPGGLVVLSYTVWLGPFGGHETGLWHYLGGARAARRYTRRQGHPPKNNYGSSLFAVSAADGLQWAASTGALVAAFPRYHPRWAWSLTKVPVVREFLVSNLVLVLRAP
- a CDS encoding NAD-dependent aldehyde dehydrogenase, encoding MTQSTAYRTEWDQLFIGGKWVEPATSDVIEVHSPATGELVGKVPLASAADVDAACAAARKAFDEGPWPHKTPQERAAVLAAAVKLMEERGDELKFLLAAETGQPQTIVDMMQYGAAMSSFQYYAGAADKFPWKEIRDGIYGQTMVVREPIGVVGAVTAWNVPFFLAANKLGPALLAGCTVVLKPAAETPLSVFAMAEMFAEAGLPEGVLSIVPGGPETGRALTANDQIDKYTFTGSSAVGKEIAKIAAEKLKPCTLELGGKSAAIILEDADLDSTLPMLGFSGVMNSGQACVAQTRILAPRSRYDEVVEKIANFIGAMPVGLPDDPNAAIGPLISEKQRDRVESYIKKGVDEGARLVTGGGRPEGLDNGWFVEPTVFADVDNSMTIAQEEIFGPVLAVIPYETEEDAIRIANDSVYGLAGSVWTTDNKKALEVASKIRTGTYAVNMYAFDPGAPFGGYKNSGIGRENGPEGIEAYVEHKSVLLPFGYTPED
- a CDS encoding acyl-CoA dehydrogenase domain-containing protein, which codes for MGHYRSNVRDLEFNLFEVLGLDKALATGEFGELDGDSVRQMLDEAARQAEGPLAESFAESDRHPPTFDTATHEVTLPEPFKKSFKAWQHGEWFRVGMAEDIGGVAAPAAVEWAINEFVLGGNPAVFIYQAGSKMADILYGIGNEQQRHWAGLMVERDWCATMVLTEPDAGSDVGAGRTKAVQQPDGTWHLDGVKRFITNGDAGDLFENIVHLVLARPEGAGPGTKGLSLFIVPKFHFDPETGELGERNGVFVTNVEHKMGLKVSATCELTFGQHGVPAVGWLVNDSHNGIAQMFKVIEYARMMVGTKAIATLSTGYLNALDYAKTRVQGADMTQMTDKTAPRVTILHHPDVRRALLTQKSYAEGLRALYLYTAAHQDPPVAQIVSGADAEMAGRVNDLLLPIVKGVGSERAYQCLTESLQTFGGSGFLQDYPIEQYIRDAKIDSLYEGTTAIQAQDFFFRKIARDQGAALAHLACQIEEFIRSDLARAELADGRARLATALQDVQAMVAALTGYLVSAQENPRELYRIGLVSVPFLLAVGDLVIGWLLLHQAEIALAALDGDVSAGDRAFYTGKVAAANFFAEHMLPLLTSARGIIETIGLDAMDVPEDAF
- the yxaF_2 gene encoding transcriptional regulator; the protein is MLIAAVEVLRERGAAGVTIDEVLARSGAPRGSVYYHFPAGRNQILREALSYAGDAITKEIDEAAAKGGMHLVRNFVAFWEELLVESDFVAGCPVVAAAIGSAAEEPQLTSVAGSIFGHWRDALTRAFVSDGFDESDAASLAITCIAALEGAVVLCRSTRSANPLHDVAQQVEFLIRSRDFIRRYGVPDRN
- the folA_2 gene encoding bifunctional deaminase-reductase-like protein, which gives rise to MYYTAASLDGFIVDEHDSLDWLTSRDIDRDGPFHYDEFIATIGAVVMGSATYEWIVRNQPGDWMYEQPSWVLTRRPHIVERRHDVQTFAGDVADLHPELLAAAADKDVWVVGGGDAARQFVEADLIDEMIVSYAPCSLGAGSPVLPIRSEWELVEAAVNRDFVCARWRSAQLRSGTP
- a CDS encoding DNA-binding domain-containing protein — protein: MIVTTEARRDRLRELLDAVVAADNSGVDRMARSTHASEFHFSREVRRLTGESPAAMRRRIMLERAAWRLQQGERVTAVAADEGWSSVEVFSRAFRRTFGVPPSRAADVEFRVTAPNGLHFHPPHSLWLDNAGDAKEPDISQLMVAHDVADTAYLIDCARNLTKEQWQEEISPGQVVLDWDGPEPSVGAVLGAIVWTKQVWLATIEGRDFPDRSATRGETTTAAQLARHHDDIAKRWTAMVSEYAADGRMGDTVIDALCDPPESFQLYGIVAHVLEYAALRRGLARGMLAHHGIDVRMGDPLEWMRGN
- the nat gene encoding arylamine N-acetyltransferase, with protein sequence MGMATDVTAALDVAAYLDRIGYTGSTEPTLSTLRALVAAHNRSIPFENLDPLLGIPVVDLSAGALARKLVRRRRGGYCYEQNGLMGYVLEALGYGVQRLAGRVVWMNQSGALPAQTHQVLSVRVPADDGPWLVDVGFGGQTLTSPIRLEAGPVQATRHEPYRLREHDEGFLLEAEIHGQWQPLYTFETHPRPQIDLQVGSWYVSTFPESGFVTGLSVALVTDDARWNLRGRNLAIHSGGDTERVRLDTAADVLAELTGRFGIDLTDLGDHRDIEARVHEVLDS
- the caiD_10 gene encoding enoyl-CoA hydratase/carnithine racemase, which encodes MSDNTEPVVLVEQRDRILIITINRPQARNAVNADVSRGLADAMDRLDGDAGLSVGILTGAGGSFSAGMDLKAFARGENVAIEGRGLGFTERPPAKPLIAAVEGYCLAGGCELALATDLIVASKESAFGIPEVKRGLVAGGGGLLRLPQRLPYGLAMELALTGESLSAQRAHDLGMVNVLAEPGQALEAAIAFAEKITANGPLAVAATKRIIVESRDWNSQEMWKKQVEIFGPVFMSNDAKEGAIAFAEKRAPKWTGT